In the Deltaproteobacteria bacterium genome, one interval contains:
- a CDS encoding acyl-CoA dehydrogenase, protein MPLRDRGVRRHLRHRGPRRGAARLPGEADTRLEGALGVRVDLTETQRQLRDAVRDFAERRVRPVAADLDRTGRFPRDIVAELGRLGVLGCCIPEVWGGAGLDAVAYVLALEELARVSAATAAIVATHASLAAWPLLAFGSDEQRARYLPALAGGERLGGWGFAERAHPEEMPSIVATPDAEQYVLDGRCASVLNAPEARLAIVFAALEAKPDTDFLAAFLVETDQPGWRVVRLEERIGLHGAPGAEVVLTHVRVARANRLGGDTAGGAIARQTLEAAGPGVAAQSVGVAGAALADALAYARERRAFGHALVEFQATQWRLADMATAVEAARLLTLEAAFLQDLRLPHSSEVAMARLFAAETAMSLATQAVQVHGGYGYTREFAVERYFRDAAALGVPAELVEREKHAIAERLLRGAAS, encoded by the coding sequence GTGCCGCTACGAGATCGAGGCGTTCGGCGTCACCTTCGCCACCGAGGACCGCGTCGAGGGGCTGCGCGCCTTCCGGGAGAAGCGGACACCCGTCTGGAAGGGGCGCTAGGCGTGCGCGTCGACTTGACCGAAACGCAGCGCCAGCTGCGCGACGCCGTGCGCGACTTCGCCGAGCGGCGCGTCCGCCCGGTCGCCGCCGACCTCGACCGGACCGGGCGCTTCCCGCGCGACATCGTCGCCGAGCTCGGCCGGCTCGGGGTGCTCGGCTGCTGCATCCCGGAGGTCTGGGGCGGAGCGGGCCTCGACGCCGTCGCCTACGTGCTGGCGCTCGAGGAGCTCGCGCGCGTCTCGGCGGCGACGGCGGCCATCGTCGCCACGCACGCGTCGCTCGCCGCCTGGCCGCTGCTCGCCTTCGGGAGCGACGAGCAGCGCGCCCGCTACCTGCCGGCGCTCGCGGGCGGGGAGCGGCTCGGCGGCTGGGGATTCGCCGAGCGCGCCCACCCGGAGGAGATGCCGTCCATCGTCGCGACACCGGATGCGGAGCAGTACGTGCTCGACGGTCGCTGCGCATCGGTCCTGAACGCCCCCGAGGCGCGCCTGGCGATCGTCTTCGCCGCCCTCGAGGCGAAGCCGGACACCGACTTCCTCGCCGCCTTCCTCGTCGAGACGGACCAGCCGGGCTGGCGGGTGGTGCGGCTCGAGGAGCGGATCGGACTCCACGGCGCGCCCGGCGCCGAGGTCGTGCTCACGCACGTCCGGGTGGCGCGGGCGAATCGGCTGGGCGGCGACACCGCGGGGGGCGCCATCGCGCGCCAGACGCTCGAGGCGGCCGGGCCGGGCGTCGCCGCCCAGAGCGTGGGGGTCGCGGGCGCGGCGCTCGCGGATGCGCTGGCGTACGCCCGCGAGCGTCGTGCCTTCGGCCACGCCCTGGTTGAGTTCCAGGCGACGCAGTGGCGGCTCGCCGATATGGCCACGGCGGTGGAAGCGGCGCGTCTCTTGACGCTGGAGGCCGCTTTCCTGCAGGACCTGCGGCTGCCACACTCGAGCGAGGTGGCGATGGCACGCCTGTTCGCGGCCGAGACCGCGATGAGTCTCGCGACGCAGGCCGTGCAGGTCCACGGGGGATACGGCTACACCCGGGAGTTCGCCGTCGAGCGGTACTTCCGGGATGCGGCGGCGCTCGGGGTCCCGGCGGAGTTGGTGGAGCGCGAGAAACACGCGATCGCGGAACGGCTGCTGCGAGGAGCGGCGTCATGA
- a CDS encoding DUF2007 domain-containing protein: MSWPVCWSGPAPEAHLVKGFLELRGVPCLLRSGGPSIYPVPAFGLRVLVPEDWLPIARKFLEGRRRRPARVLPLAPRRRPA, translated from the coding sequence ATGAGCTGGCCGGTGTGCTGGTCGGGACCGGCGCCCGAGGCGCATCTCGTCAAGGGGTTCCTCGAGCTGCGGGGCGTGCCGTGCCTGCTGCGCAGCGGGGGCCCGTCCATCTACCCGGTCCCCGCCTTCGGGCTCCGCGTCCTCGTGCCCGAGGACTGGCTCCCGATCGCCCGCAAGTTCCTCGAGGGGCGGCGGCGCCGCCCGGCCCGAGTCCTGCCGCTTGCACCCCGGAGACGACCCGCATGA